In the genome of Pseudomonas sp. HS6, one region contains:
- the mraY gene encoding phospho-N-acetylmuramoyl-pentapeptide-transferase, translated as MLLLLAEYLQQFYKGFAVFQYLTLRGILGVLTALVLSLCYGPWMIRTLQNRQIGQSVRNDGPQSHLSKSGTPTMGGALILSSIGVSTLLWADLSNRYVWTVLLVTLLFGAIGWVDDYRKVIEKNSRGLPSRWKYFWQSVFGLGAAIFLYMTAATPVETTLILPMLKDYSIPLGAGFIVLTYFVIVGSSNAVNLTDGLDGLAIMPTVMVGGGLGIFCYLSGNVKFAEYLLIPYVPGAGELIVFCGALIGAGLGFLWFNTYPAQVFMGDVGALALGAALGTIAVIVRQEIVLFIMGGVFVMETLSVVIQVASFKLTGRRVFRMAPIHHHFELKGWPEPRVIVRFWIITVILVLIGLATLKLR; from the coding sequence ATGCTGCTGCTGCTAGCGGAGTATCTGCAACAGTTCTACAAAGGCTTCGCGGTCTTCCAGTACCTGACCCTGCGCGGGATCCTCGGTGTGCTGACTGCGCTGGTCCTGTCGCTGTGCTATGGCCCGTGGATGATCCGCACCCTGCAGAACCGTCAGATCGGCCAATCGGTTCGTAACGATGGTCCGCAATCGCACCTGTCCAAATCCGGTACGCCGACCATGGGTGGCGCGCTGATTCTGTCTTCGATCGGCGTCAGCACTCTGCTGTGGGCTGACCTGAGCAATCGTTATGTCTGGACCGTTCTGCTGGTGACCCTGCTGTTCGGTGCCATCGGCTGGGTCGACGATTATCGCAAGGTGATCGAGAAGAACTCCCGTGGCTTGCCGAGCCGCTGGAAGTATTTCTGGCAGTCGGTGTTCGGCCTCGGCGCGGCGATCTTCCTTTATATGACCGCTGCCACTCCGGTGGAAACCACCCTGATCCTGCCGATGCTCAAGGACTACAGCATTCCGCTGGGCGCCGGCTTCATCGTGCTGACGTACTTCGTGATCGTCGGTTCGAGCAACGCGGTCAACCTCACCGACGGCCTCGACGGTCTGGCGATCATGCCGACGGTGATGGTCGGCGGCGGTCTGGGCATCTTCTGCTACCTGTCGGGTAACGTGAAATTCGCTGAATACCTGTTGATCCCGTACGTACCGGGCGCCGGTGAACTGATCGTGTTCTGCGGCGCGCTGATCGGTGCCGGCCTGGGCTTCCTGTGGTTCAACACCTATCCGGCACAAGTCTTCATGGGTGACGTCGGCGCACTGGCGCTGGGCGCAGCCCTGGGCACCATCGCGGTGATCGTCCGTCAGGAAATCGTCCTGTTCATCATGGGCGGCGTGTTCGTGATGGAAACCCTGTCAGTCGTGATTCAGGTTGCCTCCTTTAAACTGACCGGTCGCCGTGTGTTCCGCATGGCTCCGATACACCACCACTTTGAACTCAAGGGCTGGCCCGAGCCGCGCGTGATCGTCCGTTTCTGGATCATCACCGTGATTCTCGTGCTGATCGGCCTTGCCACCCTGAAGCTGAGGTAG
- the murF gene encoding UDP-N-acetylmuramoyl-tripeptide--D-alanyl-D-alanine ligase → MLKALKLSELTNALDARLISADAIFDGVSIDSRAIKAGQLFIALTGPRFDGHDYLNDVAGKGAVAALVEREVADSTLPQLLVKDTRQALGQLGALNRAAFTQPVVAVTGSSGKTTVKEMLASILRTRGPVLATRGNLNNDLGAPLTLLELAPEHTSAVIELGASRLGEIAYTVGLTKPHVAILNNAGTAHVGEFGGPEKIVEAKGEIIDGLAADGIAVLNLDDKAFGIWKTRAAGRKVLTFALSNTQADFHASDLATDARGCPAFNLHSPEGVERVQLNLLGTHNVANALAAAAAAHALGVSLFGIATGLGAVQPVKGRTVAQLAKNGMRVIDDTYNANPTSMCAAVDILAGFSGRTVLVLGDIGELGDWAEQGHRDVGEYARGKVSALYAVGPNMVHAVNAFGNEAHHFGTQAELIQALGAEQDKNTTILIKGSRSAAMENIVAALCGSSLEKH, encoded by the coding sequence ATGCTTAAGGCCCTGAAACTCAGCGAACTGACCAATGCACTCGACGCACGGCTGATCAGCGCGGACGCCATTTTTGACGGCGTGAGCATCGACAGCCGCGCCATCAAGGCAGGCCAACTGTTTATTGCCCTGACTGGCCCGCGTTTCGACGGTCATGACTATCTGAACGACGTCGCCGGCAAAGGCGCGGTCGCGGCGCTGGTGGAGCGTGAAGTCGCCGACAGCACGTTGCCGCAATTGCTGGTCAAGGACACCCGTCAGGCCCTTGGCCAGTTGGGTGCATTGAACCGTGCCGCGTTCACCCAACCGGTTGTGGCTGTCACCGGTTCCAGCGGCAAGACCACGGTCAAGGAAATGCTCGCGAGCATTCTGCGCACGCGCGGTCCGGTCTTGGCGACCCGTGGCAACTTGAACAACGATCTTGGCGCACCGCTGACCCTGCTCGAATTGGCCCCGGAACATACTTCGGCCGTGATCGAACTGGGCGCCTCACGCCTCGGTGAAATCGCTTACACCGTCGGGCTGACCAAACCGCATGTCGCGATCTTGAACAATGCCGGCACCGCTCACGTCGGTGAGTTCGGTGGTCCGGAGAAAATCGTCGAAGCCAAAGGGGAAATCATCGACGGTCTGGCGGCCGATGGTATCGCCGTACTGAACCTCGATGACAAGGCGTTCGGTATCTGGAAGACCCGCGCTGCCGGTCGCAAGGTGCTGACCTTTGCCCTGAGCAACACCCAGGCAGATTTCCACGCCAGCGATCTGGCCACCGATGCCCGTGGCTGCCCGGCGTTCAACCTGCACAGCCCTGAAGGTGTGGAACGGGTTCAACTGAACCTGCTCGGCACCCATAACGTCGCCAATGCCCTGGCCGCTGCCGCTGCCGCTCACGCCTTGGGCGTGTCGCTGTTCGGCATCGCCACCGGGCTTGGCGCGGTACAACCGGTCAAGGGTCGCACCGTCGCGCAGCTGGCGAAAAACGGCATGCGCGTGATCGATGACACTTACAACGCGAACCCCACCTCGATGTGCGCGGCCGTTGATATACTCGCCGGCTTTTCCGGCCGCACCGTTCTGGTGCTCGGGGATATCGGCGAGTTGGGCGACTGGGCGGAGCAGGGGCACCGCGACGTGGGCGAATACGCCCGGGGCAAGGTTTCCGCGCTTTACGCCGTTGGGCCGAACATGGTCCACGCCGTGAACGCATTCGGTAACGAGGCGCATCACTTCGGCACACAGGCCGAACTGATCCAGGCCCTCGGTGCCGAGCAGGACAAAAACACCACCATTTTGATCAAGGGTTCGCGCAGCGCAGCGATGGAAAACATCGTTGCGGCCCTGTGCGGGTCCAGTCTGGAGAAACATTAA
- the ftsW gene encoding putative lipid II flippase FtsW: MRNIIKPYPSPIITGRGIDLDFPMLAGCLALLGLGLIMIASASTEVGAVQSGSALYYMTRHLIYVVLGLGACIVTMMIPIATWQRLGWLMLIGAFGLLVMVIVPGIGREVNGSMRWIGFSFFNVQPSEIAKVFVVIYLAGYLVRRQKEVRESWMGFFKPFIVLLPMAGLLLMEPDFGATVVMMGAAAAMLFLGGVGLFRFSLMVVLAVAAVVLLIQMQPYRMARLTNFADPWADQFGAGYQLSQALIAFGRGEWLGVGLGNSVQKQFYLPEAHTDFVFSVLAEELGAVGSLCTVALFVFVCIRGMYIGLWAEKAKQFFAAYVAYGLSFLWIGQFLINIGVNVGLLPTKGLTLPFLSYGGSSLVICCACLGLLLRIEWESRTHLGSEEMEFHESDFAEEPNHGR, from the coding sequence CTGAGAAACATCATCAAGCCGTATCCGTCCCCGATCATCACCGGGCGCGGGATCGACCTCGACTTCCCGATGCTCGCCGGTTGCCTGGCGCTGCTCGGTCTGGGTCTGATCATGATCGCCTCGGCATCGACCGAAGTCGGTGCGGTGCAGTCGGGCAGTGCTCTGTATTACATGACCCGTCACCTGATCTACGTGGTGCTGGGCCTGGGCGCGTGCATCGTCACGATGATGATTCCGATCGCCACCTGGCAGCGGCTGGGCTGGCTGATGTTGATTGGTGCGTTCGGCCTGTTGGTGATGGTGATCGTCCCGGGGATCGGCCGTGAAGTGAACGGTTCGATGCGCTGGATCGGTTTCAGCTTCTTCAACGTTCAGCCGTCCGAGATCGCCAAGGTGTTCGTGGTGATTTACCTCGCCGGTTATCTGGTGCGTCGTCAGAAGGAAGTGCGCGAGAGCTGGATGGGCTTCTTCAAGCCGTTCATCGTGTTGCTGCCTATGGCCGGCCTGTTGCTGATGGAGCCGGACTTCGGTGCCACCGTCGTAATGATGGGCGCTGCGGCGGCGATGCTGTTCCTCGGCGGGGTCGGACTGTTCCGGTTCTCGCTGATGGTGGTGCTGGCGGTGGCGGCGGTGGTGTTGCTGATTCAGATGCAACCGTACCGGATGGCGCGTCTGACCAACTTCGCCGACCCGTGGGCCGACCAGTTCGGCGCCGGTTATCAATTGTCGCAAGCGTTGATCGCGTTCGGTCGCGGCGAGTGGCTGGGCGTTGGCCTGGGTAACAGTGTGCAGAAGCAGTTCTACCTGCCGGAAGCCCACACCGACTTCGTGTTCTCGGTACTGGCTGAAGAGCTGGGCGCGGTGGGTTCGCTGTGCACCGTGGCGCTGTTCGTGTTCGTGTGTATTCGCGGCATGTACATCGGCCTGTGGGCCGAGAAAGCCAAACAGTTTTTTGCCGCTTATGTTGCCTACGGCCTGTCGTTCCTGTGGATCGGTCAGTTCCTGATCAACATCGGCGTGAACGTCGGCCTGCTGCCGACCAAGGGCCTGACCTTGCCGTTCCTCAGTTATGGCGGCAGTTCCCTGGTGATCTGCTGTGCCTGCCTTGGCTTGTTGCTGAGGATCGAGTGGGAGAGTCGGACCCACCTGGGCAGTGAAGAGATGGAATTCCATGAGAGCGACTTCGCGGAGGAGCCGAATCATGGGCGCTAA
- the murG gene encoding undecaprenyldiphospho-muramoylpentapeptide beta-N-acetylglucosaminyltransferase, whose amino-acid sequence MGANVLIMAGGTGGHVFPALSCAREFQARGYTVHWLGTPRGIENDLVPAAGLELHRINASGLRGKGKLSLLKAPFMLLKSVWQARAIIRRLRPVCVVGFGGYVTGPGGIAAKLAGVPVIVHEQNAVAGTANRLLVPFAARVCEAFPDTFTLSDSRRTTGNPVRSELFLETPRAALAGRKARLLILGGSLGAEPLNKLLPEALAQVAAKLRPEVFHQAGKNHDEVTAERYRAAGVDAQVQPFIKDMAQAYGWADLVVCRAGALTVSELAAAGLPSMLVPLPHAIDDHQTRNADYLAREGAAFLMPQRTTGAADLAARLTEVLMQPQRLEEMAQAARRLAKPEATRSVVDTCLEVAHG is encoded by the coding sequence ATGGGCGCTAACGTATTGATCATGGCCGGCGGTACCGGTGGCCACGTGTTCCCGGCACTGTCCTGTGCCCGTGAATTCCAGGCGCGCGGCTACACCGTGCACTGGCTCGGCACGCCACGCGGGATCGAGAACGATCTGGTGCCGGCCGCCGGCCTCGAATTGCACCGCATCAACGCCAGCGGCCTGCGCGGCAAGGGCAAGCTATCGCTGCTCAAGGCGCCGTTCATGCTGCTGAAATCGGTATGGCAGGCGCGGGCGATCATTCGCCGGTTGCGTCCGGTGTGTGTGGTCGGTTTCGGTGGTTACGTGACCGGGCCTGGTGGCATCGCCGCCAAACTGGCCGGTGTGCCGGTGATCGTTCACGAGCAGAACGCCGTGGCCGGCACCGCCAATCGGTTGCTGGTGCCGTTCGCCGCCCGGGTGTGTGAAGCCTTCCCCGACACCTTTACCCTGTCGGACAGCCGCCGTACCACCGGTAACCCGGTGCGCAGCGAGCTGTTCCTCGAAACACCGCGTGCGGCACTGGCCGGACGCAAGGCGCGTTTGCTGATCCTGGGCGGAAGCCTGGGCGCAGAACCGTTGAACAAGTTGCTGCCTGAAGCCCTGGCCCAAGTCGCTGCCAAATTGCGCCCGGAAGTGTTTCATCAGGCCGGCAAAAATCACGATGAAGTGACTGCAGAGCGCTACCGCGCCGCTGGCGTGGACGCGCAGGTGCAGCCCTTCATCAAAGACATGGCCCAGGCCTATGGCTGGGCTGATCTGGTGGTGTGCCGCGCAGGCGCATTGACCGTCAGTGAGCTGGCTGCCGCCGGTCTGCCCTCGATGCTGGTGCCCTTGCCCCACGCGATCGACGATCACCAGACCCGCAACGCCGATTATTTGGCCCGCGAAGGCGCTGCCTTCCTGATGCCGCAAAGAACGACTGGTGCCGCGGACCTTGCCGCGCGCCTGACAGAGGTCTTGATGCAACCGCAACGACTCGAAGAAATGGCCCAAGCGGCCCGCCGTCTGGCAAAACCCGAAGCCACCCGCAGCGTGGTCGATACCTGTCTGGAGGTGGCCCATGGTTGA
- the murC gene encoding UDP-N-acetylmuramate--L-alanine ligase has translation MVENQKAMPQPEMRRIRRIHFVGIGGVGMCGIAEVLLNLGYAVSGSDLKASPVTERLESFGAQIFIGHRAENAAAADVLVVSSAVNTSNPEVANALERRIPVVPRAEMLAELMRYRHGIAVAGTHGKTTTTSLIASVFAAGGLDPTFVIGGRLNAAGTNAQLGTSRYLIAEADESDASFLHLQPLVAVVTNIDADHMATYDGDFNKLKKTFVEFLHNLPFYGLAVMCLDDPVVREILPLVKRPTVTYGFSEDADVRAINVRQQGMQTFFTVLRPDREPLDVSVNMPGNHNVLNSLATICIATDEGVSDEAIVQGLSGFQGVGRRFQVYGELPVDGGSVMLVDDYGHHPTEVAAVIKAVRGGWPERRLVMVYQPHRYSRTRDLYDDFVNVLADANVLLLMEVYPAGEEPIPGADSRKLCNSIRQRGQLDPIYIERGVDLAPLVKPLLRAGDILLCQGAGDIGGLAPKLLKSELFAGAVAAPVEGKLK, from the coding sequence ATGGTTGAGAATCAGAAAGCCATGCCGCAACCGGAAATGCGCCGCATCCGTCGCATCCACTTCGTCGGAATCGGCGGCGTGGGCATGTGCGGCATTGCCGAAGTGTTGCTGAACCTTGGTTACGCCGTGTCCGGTTCCGACCTCAAGGCTTCGCCGGTCACTGAGCGTCTGGAATCCTTCGGTGCACAGATCTTCATCGGCCACCGTGCCGAGAACGCCGCTGCTGCCGATGTGCTGGTGGTGTCGAGCGCCGTGAATACTTCCAACCCGGAAGTCGCGAATGCGCTGGAGCGCCGTATCCCGGTGGTGCCGCGTGCCGAGATGCTCGCCGAGCTGATGCGCTACCGCCACGGCATTGCCGTCGCCGGTACGCACGGCAAAACCACCACCACCAGCCTGATCGCTTCGGTGTTCGCGGCCGGTGGTCTGGATCCGACGTTCGTCATCGGTGGCCGCCTTAACGCCGCGGGCACCAATGCCCAACTCGGCACCAGTCGCTACCTGATCGCCGAGGCCGACGAGAGCGACGCCAGTTTCCTGCACCTGCAACCGCTGGTGGCCGTGGTCACCAACATCGACGCCGACCACATGGCGACCTACGACGGTGACTTCAACAAACTGAAGAAAACCTTCGTCGAGTTCCTGCATAACCTGCCGTTCTACGGTTTGGCGGTGATGTGCCTGGACGATCCGGTGGTGCGTGAAATCCTGCCGTTGGTGAAACGTCCGACCGTGACCTACGGCTTCAGCGAAGACGCCGACGTGCGCGCCATCAATGTGCGCCAGCAAGGCATGCAGACGTTCTTCACCGTGCTGCGCCCTGATCGCGAGCCGCTGGATGTGTCCGTGAACATGCCCGGCAACCATAACGTGCTCAATTCCCTGGCGACCATCTGCATCGCTACTGACGAAGGCGTCAGTGATGAAGCTATCGTTCAGGGCCTGTCCGGGTTCCAGGGTGTCGGCCGACGCTTCCAGGTCTATGGCGAACTGCCGGTGGACGGCGGCAGTGTGATGCTGGTCGACGACTATGGTCACCACCCGACCGAAGTCGCAGCCGTGATCAAAGCCGTGCGCGGTGGCTGGCCTGAGCGCCGTCTGGTGATGGTCTACCAGCCGCACCGCTACAGCCGCACCCGCGACCTGTACGACGATTTCGTCAATGTACTGGCCGACGCCAACGTGCTGCTGCTGATGGAAGTCTATCCGGCCGGCGAAGAGCCGATTCCGGGTGCCGACAGCCGCAAGCTGTGCAACAGCATCCGTCAGCGCGGTCAGCTGGACCCGATCTACATCGAGCGCGGTGTCGATCTGGCGCCGCTGGTCAAGCCGCTGCTGCGTGCCGGCGACATTCTGCTGTGCCAGGGCGCCGGTGACATCGGCGGTCTCGCACCGAAACTGTTGAAAAGCGAGTTGTTCGCCGGTGCCGTGGCGGCGCCGGTCGAGGGGAAGTTGAAATGA
- a CDS encoding D-alanine--D-alanine ligase produces the protein MTAAYANLFSTIAPKDFGRVAVLFGGLSAEREVSLKSGNAVLTALQSAGVDAFGIDVGADILQRLLSEKIDRAFIILHGRGGEDGSMQGLLEVAGIPYTGSGILASALAMDKLRTKQVWHTLGIPTPRHAVLRTEADCISAATELGFPLIVKPAHEGSSIGMAKVSSASELIDAWKAASTYDSQVLVEQWIHGPEFTIATLRDQVLPPIALGTPHTFYDYDAKYIANDTQYRIPCGLDAAKEKELMDLTAQACEALGIGGWGRADVMQDADGKFWFLEVNTAPGMTDHSLVPMAAKAAGLDFQQLVLAILAASVDADGKKEARG, from the coding sequence ATGACTGCTGCCTACGCCAATCTGTTCTCCACTATTGCCCCGAAAGACTTCGGCCGCGTGGCCGTGCTGTTCGGTGGCTTGAGTGCCGAGCGTGAAGTTTCGCTGAAGTCCGGCAACGCCGTGCTCACTGCGCTGCAAAGCGCCGGTGTGGACGCGTTCGGGATCGACGTCGGCGCCGACATTCTGCAGCGTCTGTTGAGCGAAAAGATCGACCGCGCGTTCATCATTCTCCACGGTCGTGGCGGTGAAGACGGCAGCATGCAGGGCCTGCTCGAAGTGGCCGGCATTCCGTATACCGGTAGCGGCATCCTGGCTTCGGCGCTGGCGATGGACAAACTGCGCACCAAGCAGGTCTGGCACACGCTGGGGATTCCGACGCCGCGTCACGCCGTACTGCGCACCGAGGCGGATTGTATTTCGGCAGCGACGGAACTGGGCTTCCCTTTGATCGTCAAACCGGCGCATGAAGGTTCAAGTATCGGGATGGCCAAAGTGAGTTCTGCGTCCGAGTTGATCGACGCATGGAAAGCGGCCAGTACCTACGATTCGCAAGTGTTGGTCGAGCAATGGATCCACGGTCCGGAGTTCACCATCGCCACCCTGCGTGACCAGGTGTTGCCTCCTATCGCCCTGGGTACGCCACACACGTTCTACGACTACGACGCCAAGTACATCGCCAACGATACCCAGTATCGGATTCCGTGCGGGCTCGATGCCGCCAAGGAAAAAGAACTCATGGACCTCACGGCGCAAGCCTGCGAGGCGCTGGGCATTGGTGGTTGGGGTCGGGCGGACGTGATGCAGGACGCCGACGGCAAATTCTGGTTCCTGGAAGTCAACACCGCTCCCGGCATGACCGATCACAGCCTGGTACCGATGGCGGCGAAAGCGGCCGGTCTGGATTTCCAGCAACTGGTCCTGGCCATTCTGGCCGCCAGTGTCGATGCCGATGGCAAGAAAGAGGCGCGAGGTTAA
- a CDS encoding cell division protein FtsQ/DivIB — MQGAQLRHQPPAPGRKPVPRGASRMVAKEPMSARLPKANFGFLKSLFWPVLLVVLGFGTYEGAQRLLPYADRPITKIAVQGDLSYISQQAVQQRIAPYVASSFFTIDLASMRTELEQMPWIAHAEVRRVWPDQVVIRLEEQLPVARWGDESLLNNQGQAFTPKELANYEHLPQLFGPQRAQQQVMQQYQVLSQMLRPMGFSIARLELRERGSWFLTTGAGSSGPGIELLLGRGNLVEKMRRFIAIYDKTLKDQITNIARIDLRYANGLAVGWREPVAPTTAQPAVAKN, encoded by the coding sequence ATGCAAGGCGCACAGCTCAGACATCAGCCACCCGCTCCCGGCCGCAAGCCGGTGCCGCGGGGTGCCAGCCGAATGGTGGCCAAAGAGCCGATGTCCGCGCGCCTGCCCAAAGCCAATTTCGGCTTTCTGAAAAGCCTCTTCTGGCCGGTGCTTTTGGTGGTGCTCGGGTTCGGTACCTATGAAGGCGCGCAGCGTTTGTTGCCGTATGCCGACCGGCCGATCACCAAGATCGCGGTACAAGGCGACCTGAGCTACATCAGCCAGCAAGCGGTGCAGCAGCGAATCGCCCCGTACGTGGCGTCGAGCTTCTTCACCATCGACCTGGCGAGCATGCGCACCGAGCTGGAACAGATGCCGTGGATCGCTCACGCCGAAGTCCGTCGGGTGTGGCCGGACCAGGTGGTGATCCGCCTCGAAGAGCAACTGCCCGTGGCCCGTTGGGGCGACGAGTCGCTGCTCAACAACCAGGGCCAGGCGTTCACGCCCAAGGAACTGGCGAACTACGAACACCTGCCACAGCTGTTCGGCCCGCAGCGGGCCCAGCAGCAAGTGATGCAGCAGTATCAGGTACTGAGCCAGATGCTCAGGCCAATGGGCTTCTCGATTGCGCGCCTCGAGCTGCGTGAACGTGGCAGCTGGTTCCTGACCACCGGTGCCGGCAGTTCCGGCCCCGGCATCGAGTTGCTGCTGGGACGCGGCAACCTGGTGGAAAAGATGCGCCGCTTCATTGCCATCTATGACAAGACGCTTAAAGACCAGATTACGAACATTGCGCGCATCGATCTGCGCTATGCCAACGGCCTCGCTGTTGGCTGGCGGGAACCAGTAGCGCCGACGACAGCCCAACCCGCTGTCGCAAAGAATTAA
- the murD gene encoding UDP-N-acetylmuramoyl-L-alanine--D-glutamate ligase, protein MSLIASDHFRIVVGLGKSGMSLVRFLANRGVAFAVADTRENPPELATLQRDYPHVEVRCGELDVEFLCRADELYVSPGLALATPALQAAAARGVKLSGDIELFARNAKAPIVAISGSNAKSTVTTLVGEMAAAAGKRVAVGGNLGTPALDLLSDDVELYVMELSSFQLETTDQLNAEVATVLNISEDHMDRYSGLPAYHLAKHRIFRGAKQFVVNRQDALTRPLMGEGQPCWTFGLTKPDFKAFGLREENGEKYLAFEFQNLMPVRELKIRGAHNQSNALAALALGHAVGLPFDAMLAALRNFAGLEHRCQWVRDLDGVGYYNDSKATNVGAALAAIEGLGADIDGKVVLIAGGDGKGAEFKDLRDPAAAHCRAVILMGRDSDKIGEAIGDAVPLIRATSLIDAVEQCRAAAQPGDVVLLSPACASFDMFKNYEDRGHQFVRAVEELA, encoded by the coding sequence GTGTCTCTGATCGCTTCTGACCACTTCCGCATCGTTGTCGGCCTCGGCAAGAGCGGCATGTCCCTGGTTCGCTTCCTGGCGAACCGGGGCGTGGCGTTTGCGGTGGCCGACACGCGGGAAAATCCACCGGAACTGGCCACGCTCCAGCGTGACTATCCGCACGTGGAAGTGCGTTGTGGCGAGCTGGACGTCGAGTTCCTGTGCCGTGCCGACGAGCTCTACGTGAGCCCTGGCCTGGCGCTGGCGACCCCGGCCCTGCAAGCTGCTGCGGCCCGTGGCGTGAAGTTGTCCGGCGACATCGAGCTGTTCGCGCGTAACGCGAAGGCGCCGATCGTGGCCATCAGCGGTTCCAACGCGAAAAGCACCGTCACCACGCTGGTTGGCGAGATGGCGGCTGCCGCCGGCAAACGTGTTGCAGTCGGTGGCAACCTCGGTACACCGGCGCTGGATCTGCTCAGCGATGACGTCGAGCTGTACGTGATGGAGCTGTCGAGCTTCCAGCTGGAAACCACCGATCAGCTCAACGCTGAAGTGGCGACCGTGCTCAACATCAGCGAAGACCACATGGACCGCTACAGCGGTCTGCCGGCCTATCACCTGGCCAAGCACCGGATCTTCCGTGGCGCCAAGCAGTTCGTGGTCAACCGTCAGGATGCGTTGACCCGGCCGCTGATGGGCGAGGGCCAGCCGTGCTGGACCTTCGGCCTCACCAAACCCGATTTCAAGGCGTTCGGTCTGCGCGAAGAGAATGGCGAGAAGTACCTGGCCTTCGAATTCCAGAACCTGATGCCGGTGCGTGAATTGAAGATTCGCGGTGCCCACAACCAGTCCAATGCCCTGGCGGCGCTGGCGTTGGGGCATGCAGTCGGTCTGCCGTTCGACGCCATGCTCGCGGCCCTGCGCAACTTCGCTGGCCTCGAACATCGCTGCCAATGGGTGCGCGACCTCGACGGCGTCGGTTACTACAATGATTCCAAAGCCACCAACGTTGGCGCCGCACTGGCTGCCATCGAAGGCTTGGGCGCGGACATCGACGGCAAGGTCGTGCTGATCGCCGGTGGCGACGGCAAGGGTGCCGAATTCAAGGATTTGCGTGATCCGGCGGCGGCCCATTGCCGCGCCGTGATCCTGATGGGCCGCGACTCCGACAAGATCGGCGAAGCGATCGGCGATGCCGTGCCGCTGATTCGCGCCACTTCGTTGATCGACGCGGTCGAACAATGCCGCGCCGCCGCGCAACCGGGTGACGTGGTGCTGCTGTCGCCGGCCTGCGCCAGTTTCGACATGTTCAAGAATTACGAAGACCGTGGTCACCAGTTCGTCCGCGCCGTGGAGGAACTGGCATGA
- the ftsA gene encoding cell division protein FtsA, with product MANVQSGKMIVGLDIGTSKVVALVGEVADDGTLEIVGIGTHPSRGLKKGVVVNIESTVQSIQRAIEEAQLMAGCRIHSAFVGVAGNHIRSLNSHGIVAIRDREVSSADLERVLDAAQAVAIPADQRVLHTLPQDYVIDNQEGVREPLGMSGVRLEAKVHVVTCAVNAAQNIEKCVRRCGLEIDDIILEQLASAYSVLTDDEKELGVCLVDIGGGTTDIAIFTEGAIRHTAVIPIAGDQVTNDIAMALRTPTQYAEEIKIRYACALAKLAGAGETIKVPSVGDRPPRELSRQALAEVVEPRYDELFTLIQAELRRSGYEDLIPAGIVLTGGTSKMEGATELAEEIFHMPVRLGVPHGVKGLDDVVRNPIYSTGVGLLMYGLQKQSDGISFSGIGSRDSYSNDEPQAPLLDRLKKWVQGNF from the coding sequence ATGGCAAACGTGCAAAGCGGCAAAATGATCGTCGGTCTCGATATCGGCACCTCCAAGGTGGTGGCGCTGGTCGGCGAGGTTGCGGACGACGGCACGCTGGAAATCGTCGGGATCGGCACTCATCCGTCCCGCGGCCTGAAGAAAGGCGTGGTGGTGAACATCGAGTCCACCGTGCAATCGATCCAGCGCGCGATCGAAGAAGCCCAACTGATGGCGGGCTGCCGCATTCACTCGGCGTTCGTCGGCGTGGCGGGCAATCATATCCGCAGCCTGAACTCCCACGGCATCGTGGCGATTCGTGATCGCGAAGTCAGCTCGGCTGACCTTGAGCGCGTACTCGACGCTGCCCAGGCTGTGGCGATCCCGGCTGACCAGCGGGTGCTGCACACCTTGCCGCAGGACTACGTGATCGATAACCAGGAAGGCGTTCGTGAGCCGCTGGGCATGTCCGGTGTGCGTCTGGAAGCCAAGGTTCACGTGGTCACCTGCGCCGTCAACGCCGCACAGAACATTGAAAAATGCGTGCGTCGCTGCGGTCTGGAAATCGACGACATCATTCTCGAACAACTGGCTTCGGCCTACTCGGTGCTGACCGACGACGAAAAAGAGCTGGGCGTGTGCCTGGTCGACATCGGCGGCGGTACCACCGACATCGCGATCTTCACCGAAGGCGCCATCCGCCACACGGCCGTGATCCCGATTGCCGGCGACCAGGTGACCAACGACATCGCCATGGCGTTGCGCACCCCGACCCAGTACGCCGAAGAGATCAAGATCCGCTACGCCTGCGCCCTGGCCAAGCTGGCCGGCGCCGGCGAAACCATCAAGGTGCCGAGCGTCGGCGACCGTCCGCCGCGCGAGCTGTCCCGTCAGGCCCTGGCCGAAGTGGTCGAGCCGCGTTACGACGAGCTGTTCACCCTGATCCAGGCCGAGCTGCGTCGCAGCGGCTACGAAGACCTGATCCCGGCCGGCATCGTGCTGACCGGCGGTACGTCGAAAATGGAAGGCGCCACCGAACTGGCCGAAGAAATCTTCCACATGCCGGTCCGCCTGGGCGTGCCCCATGGCGTGAAAGGTCTGGATGACGTGGTGCGTAACCCGATTTATTCCACTGGCGTTGGCTTGTTGATGTACGGCCTGCAAAAGCAGTCCGACGGGATCTCGTTCTCGGGCATCGGCAGCCGCGACAGCTACAGCAACGATGAGCCACAGGCGCCGTTGCTGGACCGATTGAAGAAGTGGGTTCAAGGCAACTTCTAA